In Helianthus annuus cultivar XRQ/B chromosome 9, HanXRQr2.0-SUNRISE, whole genome shotgun sequence, the following are encoded in one genomic region:
- the LOC110879273 gene encoding RING-H2 finger protein ATL46, whose product MMGFIEERLFVKHTNVKVSWMKYQIYKDGVYGSVSPPPPPFSVSFYRTSTPSSSSSGAKISPTVLFIIVILAVLFFISGLLHLLFRFLTKHNSSSNSHRTNRFPDGSPSDALQRQLQQLFHLHDSGLDQTFIDALPVFMYNKVVGANEPFDCAVCLCEFSENDKLRLLPTCSHAFHINCIDTWLLSNSTCPLCRNTLFDPGFSMDNPMFDFDDPREVDESGMSTGLKTVEPEQTHVEKGGFSVRLGKFRKLNEGEGESETGGETSSSNLDARRCYSMGSYEYVVGETNLRVPLIHLRDLQDAKFVKNVERVEHHTLDEDLEGKKINIGAKTDSFSVSKIWLWSKKRKFASSSGNEMHNPSSVDMELPRLGRFQGT is encoded by the coding sequence ATGATGGGGTTTATAGAAGAAAGATTGTTTGTTAAGCACACTAATGTTAAAGTTTCTTGGATGAAATATCAAATCTACAAAGATGGTGTTTATGGATCagtatcaccaccaccaccaccatttagTGTTAGTTTTTATAGAACATCAACcccttcatcatcatcttcaggTGCTAAAATAAGCCCAACTGTTCTGTTCATTATAGTAATCTTGGCAGTCTTGTTTTTCATATCTGGTTTGCTTCACTTGCTGTTTAGATTCTTGACAAAACACAATTCTTCGTCGAATTCACATCGAACAAATCGGTTTCCAGATGGTTCCCCATCTGATGCACTACAAAGACAGCTGCAACAACTGTTTCATTTACATGACTCTGGTTTAGATCAAACATTCATAGATGCTTTACCTGTTTTTATGTATAATAAAGTTGTCGGTGCGAATGAACCGTTCGATTGTGCCGTTTGTTTGTGTGAGTTTTCGGAGAATGATAAATTGAGATTGCTCCCAACTTGCAGCCATGCGTTTCATATCAATTGTATAGATACATGGCTTTTATCGAATTCGACTTGCCCTCTTTGTAGAAATACACTTTTTGACCCTGGGTTTTCGATGGATAACCCGATGTTCGATTTTGACGATCCACGCGAAGTGGATGAAAGTGGGATGTCTACTGGTTTGAAAACAGTTGAACCCGAACAAACCCATGTTGAAAAGGGGGGGTTTTCGGTGAGACTTGGTAAGTTTAGAAAATTGAATGAAGGGGAAGGTGAAAGTGAAACCGGAGGTGAAACGAGTAGTAGCAATTTAGATGCGCGAAGATGTTATTCGATGGGTTCTTATGAGTACGTGGTCGGGGAAACGAATCTCCGGGTCCCTCTGATTCATCTGAGAGATTTGCAAGATGCAAAGTTTGTGAAAAACGTCGAACGGGTTGAGCATCATACGCTTGACGAAGATCTTGAAGGGAAAAAGATAAATATTGGTGCGAAAACAGATAGTTTTTCTGTTTCAAAGATCTGGTTATGGTCTAAGAAACGAAAATTCGCGAGTTCTTCCGGTAATGAGATGCATAATCCATCTTCGGTCGACATGGAATTACCGCGATTGGGGAGATTTCAAGGTACATGA